From a region of the Methanothrix sp. genome:
- a CDS encoding rhodanese-like domain-containing protein produces MREEPKRRAQSTCLTGCNTCTIIGLIILLCSASVAHGSGGVQDWLSALVGIAKTGADAVSNDMLVSPSGVRATDVILDVGSEPEEYIQGAIHIPYTVFLEENHTLKPLPVVAGILGDAGISRNDSVIVYGECMPCGGGPSTATFVYWLMRYAGHEDVRVLDGGLDAWRTAGRPTQDRPSSRSRTVYDLNPRPELLANYTYVSTANAQLIDARPHGDYMAGTIPGSVNIPYEEVVEGDRIKSRQELERIFRGVDIERPVVVYTVTGIKASVVWFALRMMGYDARLYMYQDWYSHGGRIYIPAAGLTSTA; encoded by the coding sequence ATGCGTGAAGAACCAAAGCGTCGCGCACAAAGCACTTGCCTTACTGGATGCAACACATGTACGATCATAGGCCTGATTATTCTGCTCTGCTCCGCCTCTGTCGCGCACGGCTCCGGAGGTGTCCAGGACTGGCTCTCTGCTCTTGTAGGCATCGCGAAGACCGGTGCGGATGCGGTCTCAAATGATATGCTGGTCTCCCCATCAGGTGTCAGGGCCACTGATGTGATACTCGACGTCGGAAGCGAGCCGGAGGAATACATTCAAGGCGCGATACATATACCGTACACGGTTTTTCTAGAGGAGAACCACACCCTGAAGCCCCTGCCGGTTGTTGCGGGGATACTCGGGGACGCGGGCATCTCGCGCAACGACTCTGTGATCGTTTACGGCGAATGCATGCCATGCGGGGGCGGTCCGTCCACAGCGACATTTGTTTACTGGCTCATGAGGTATGCAGGGCATGAGGATGTGAGAGTTCTGGACGGCGGTCTGGATGCCTGGAGGACCGCGGGCAGACCGACTCAGGACCGGCCCTCATCGCGAAGCAGGACCGTTTACGATCTGAACCCCAGGCCGGAGCTGCTCGCGAACTACACGTATGTCAGCACCGCGAACGCGCAGCTCATCGATGCCAGGCCGCATGGCGACTACATGGCAGGGACCATACCAGGGTCGGTGAACATACCGTACGAGGAGGTCGTGGAAGGCGACAGGATAAAAAGCAGGCAGGAGCTCGAGAGGATCTTCAGAGGCGTTGATATCGAAAGGCCTGTTGTGGTCTACACAGTCACAGGCATCAAGGCATCTGTGGTGTGGTTCGCGCTGAGGATGATGGGATACGATGCGAGACTCTACATGTACCAGGACTGGTACAGCCACGGCGGCCGGATATACATCCCTGCAGCGGGCCTCACGAGCACGGCCTGA
- a CDS encoding glycosyltransferase family 39 protein codes for MRDLRMGDNGLEIMLFLGGLLGLALSRINILAVILFAACYSILVYRTCLTESPAGLALCSIQSSLVLAFRFEYLTWGDPWFEYSMILKIMMSGSLSPAHYPDQQPALHALIAAASKYMHTEAMLIQKFLIPAFSSAGILSMYLLAREFFDRRIAISTGLLLSVGTAYIHWISQAATESLGIPMALVAFYLSYRAFSSTRYLPAALVIISCLALTHHLTAMIFVVWINSFAIAYLLFVSRSGKDSIRALSLSLFAFAIPLIWWNMRLPSIYRLVAGTMDRLLPAAVPGDPVVVVSMILILVYVSLGFFNNRIIQLRAHTHRLQNLSMPIYYGLTAISIICAALALNFLLGRSSFVLSYPLIFYANGLMMIILALVGLRGFMNTDGLPFLAWSGGVAVLFLGSILKLYYFEDPLRFIEFIYPPLAVISAYGFVYLVRRRNVKVGATIMALICLFSLVVAFPSTVFWGQEFPKSDPRYDARASVIYHPETEIMALDYLRDHRAEGMLHTDRYVGYASLQLENITSDLSIDLLERKSLSSRDMLDPGRFKDCIDFVLVRERMMRYAEFGEWLLEEKKPLREDEIEKLERMTSRIYDNGEAWIYNG; via the coding sequence ATGAGAGATCTGAGGATGGGCGATAATGGACTCGAGATCATGCTTTTTCTCGGAGGGCTACTCGGGCTCGCCCTGAGCAGGATTAACATACTGGCTGTGATCCTTTTCGCAGCTTGCTACTCGATTCTGGTATACCGCACCTGTCTGACAGAAAGTCCGGCTGGCCTTGCCCTCTGCAGCATTCAGTCGTCCCTCGTTCTGGCATTCCGCTTCGAGTATCTCACTTGGGGCGACCCGTGGTTTGAGTACTCGATGATACTCAAAATTATGATGAGCGGTTCCCTCTCACCTGCGCACTATCCAGACCAGCAGCCCGCGCTTCACGCTCTGATCGCGGCCGCGTCAAAATACATGCACACAGAGGCCATGCTCATCCAGAAGTTTCTAATCCCAGCGTTCAGCTCAGCTGGCATTTTATCCATGTACCTCCTCGCGAGGGAGTTCTTCGACCGCAGGATCGCCATATCAACCGGACTGCTTCTCTCAGTTGGCACCGCATATATACACTGGATATCCCAGGCAGCAACTGAATCTCTCGGCATACCCATGGCGCTGGTCGCTTTCTACCTGTCATACAGAGCTTTTTCCAGCACCCGATACCTTCCGGCCGCTCTCGTGATCATAAGCTGTCTCGCACTCACTCACCATTTGACAGCAATGATCTTCGTTGTCTGGATCAACTCATTCGCCATTGCGTATCTGCTGTTCGTGTCCAGAAGCGGTAAAGACTCCATCAGGGCTCTATCGCTCTCACTATTCGCTTTTGCGATCCCCCTCATCTGGTGGAACATGAGACTGCCGAGCATCTACAGACTGGTGGCCGGCACGATGGACAGGCTTCTTCCTGCAGCAGTCCCTGGAGACCCGGTTGTTGTGGTATCCATGATTCTGATCCTGGTATACGTATCACTCGGTTTTTTTAACAACCGCATCATACAGCTCCGAGCACACACCCATCGCCTCCAGAACCTCTCGATGCCCATCTATTACGGATTGACTGCCATCAGCATTATCTGCGCAGCTCTAGCTCTGAACTTTCTTCTCGGAAGGTCCTCTTTCGTTCTGAGCTATCCGCTCATCTTCTATGCCAACGGTCTGATGATGATAATCCTCGCCCTTGTCGGCCTGAGGGGGTTCATGAACACAGATGGATTGCCGTTTCTGGCGTGGTCTGGTGGCGTGGCAGTGCTGTTTCTGGGCAGCATCCTGAAGCTGTATTATTTTGAGGACCCGCTCAGGTTCATAGAGTTCATATACCCACCGCTGGCAGTGATCAGCGCTTACGGCTTTGTATATCTGGTCCGGAGGCGGAATGTGAAGGTTGGAGCCACCATAATGGCTCTGATATGTCTTTTCAGCCTGGTTGTGGCGTTTCCATCAACTGTTTTCTGGGGGCAGGAGTTTCCAAAGAGCGATCCAAGATATGATGCCAGGGCGTCTGTTATATACCATCCAGAGACGGAGATCATGGCGCTCGATTATCTGAGAGATCACAGGGCAGAGGGAATGCTGCATACAGACAGATATGTAGGATATGCATCTCTACAGCTCGAGAACATCACTTCAGACCTCTCAATAGATCTGCTGGAGCGAAAAAGCCTATCTTCGAGGGATATGCTGGACCCGGGCAGGTTCAAAGATTGCATTGACTTTGTTCTTGTACGCGAGAGAATGATGAGGTATGCTGAATTCGGTGAATGGCTGCTCGAGGAGAAGAAGCCACTGAGAGAGGATGAGATCGAGAAGCTTGAAAGGATGACGTCCAGGATATACGATAATGGAGAGGCCTGGATTTACAATGGATAG
- a CDS encoding lysylphosphatidylglycerol synthase transmembrane domain-containing protein yields the protein MRFKKILRLAFGLMLVAVLLHRLGPVEVARTITSARPACVLIAISVYSITFLILSTRWRLILRDMGGDIPLRSAYQAFAGGMVLSDITPARIGELSRPLLVRDEIEMSMGLASVVLDRLSDILTILILGACGLILFFREGVTAVTLMLAVVALSSAAVLRFRRAMAGRLRGPDRLAPIAIFFEALSAVDDIRLLMSRSVLLTVIAWITHAMRVYILAISVGQEPSLQMLFLLLPLVSALSLIPVSISGLGLVEGGMAALLASQGIPASTGLSIAFMDRMATVAFHIAAGGRAASRLIWD from the coding sequence ATGCGCTTCAAAAAAATCCTCCGGCTCGCGTTCGGACTGATGCTTGTGGCGGTCCTGCTCCACAGGCTCGGGCCTGTGGAGGTGGCGCGTACGATCACCTCCGCAAGGCCTGCCTGTGTTCTGATCGCCATCTCAGTTTACTCCATCACGTTTCTTATTCTCTCGACGAGATGGAGGCTGATACTTCGCGATATGGGCGGGGATATACCCCTGAGATCAGCATACCAGGCGTTCGCAGGCGGGATGGTTCTCTCTGACATCACGCCCGCCAGGATCGGGGAGCTCTCGCGCCCTCTTCTTGTGAGAGATGAGATCGAGATGAGCATGGGTCTCGCATCTGTAGTCCTGGACAGGCTCTCCGATATCCTCACGATCCTCATCCTCGGTGCATGTGGGCTGATCCTCTTCTTCCGCGAGGGGGTGACTGCAGTCACGCTGATGCTCGCGGTCGTGGCTCTGAGCTCCGCGGCGGTCCTGCGCTTCAGGAGAGCGATGGCCGGGAGGCTGAGAGGCCCGGATCGGCTGGCCCCGATAGCCATCTTTTTCGAGGCTCTCTCCGCCGTGGATGATATCAGGCTCCTGATGAGCAGATCCGTCCTCCTGACCGTCATCGCATGGATCACACACGCCATGAGGGTGTACATCCTGGCGATCTCGGTGGGCCAGGAGCCGTCGCTTCAGATGCTGTTTCTCCTGCTGCCGCTCGTCAGCGCTCTATCTCTCATACCGGTGAGCATCTCAGGCCTGGGGCTTGTCGAGGGCGGCATGGCAGCGCTGCTCGCCTCCCAGGGGATCCCGGCATCCACAGGCCTCTCGATAGCGTTCATGGACAGGATGGCCACAGTGGCGTTCCACATCGCAGCAGGCGGGCGCGCTGCCTCGAGGCTGATTTGGGATTGA
- a CDS encoding acetyltransferase gives MKIYVFGGGGHAKVVVGTLLELGMTIEGIFDDRSEKWGDEILGIKIVGPVSEGAKISGSGSAGVIAVGDNRMRLRLAHLLKGWRWITAVHPRAWVHSSVQLGPGTIVLAGAMIQPNVRIGAHCIINTGATIDHDCTLGDFVHVAPGVNLGGNIFLGIGSFVGIGGVIIPGIHVGEWASVGAGGVVIQDVPSYTTVAGVPARIIRGAQTEAEKII, from the coding sequence ATGAAGATCTATGTTTTTGGAGGTGGCGGGCATGCGAAAGTTGTTGTTGGAACACTGCTTGAGCTAGGTATGACTATAGAGGGAATTTTCGACGACCGGTCCGAAAAGTGGGGAGATGAGATACTTGGCATTAAAATAGTGGGTCCTGTCAGCGAAGGAGCCAAGATTAGCGGTAGCGGTTCTGCTGGTGTCATTGCTGTGGGAGATAACCGTATGCGATTACGTTTGGCTCATCTTCTCAAAGGCTGGAGGTGGATAACCGCTGTGCATCCTCGGGCTTGGGTTCACAGCTCTGTACAGCTTGGGCCAGGAACTATCGTTCTTGCTGGAGCGATGATTCAGCCAAATGTTCGTATCGGTGCTCATTGCATAATCAATACTGGAGCGACTATCGACCACGACTGCACATTGGGTGATTTTGTACATGTTGCACCAGGAGTTAATCTGGGTGGAAATATTTTCTTAGGAATTGGAAGCTTTGTTGGAATCGGAGGCGTTATAATTCCAGGCATACATGTCGGAGAATGGGCCAGCGTGGGCGCTGGAGGGGTGGTCATACAAGATGTTCCAAGCTATACCACTGTTGCAGGCGTTCCAGCAAGGATTATCAGAGGTGCTCAAACTGAGGCCGAGAAAATCATTTAA
- a CDS encoding DUF1616 domain-containing protein, with protein sequence MKEIPRDAALTFMLLFIGAAGAYLGVPLVAFPIVLILPGYALSVALFPRKDDLDPIERLVMSIGLNVSLVCMLAVGTDALGMSLWNSRLLIHVAIATAVLMIVSMLRRRGDEDAYDLKLPEIWISVKRAVPILFLVMAIVIVLSMEQERPVELYLTDQNGDVPSCSEMSDVRIVVANHAGKASYRLDIIGDGRTLSSHQFALDGESIWSVNLSSKELRNRSRVEITLYSDGDPIRRVHLLTKS encoded by the coding sequence GTGAAAGAGATCCCAAGGGACGCAGCTCTGACATTTATGCTGCTGTTCATCGGAGCTGCAGGCGCATACCTCGGCGTCCCGTTGGTTGCGTTTCCGATTGTCCTGATCCTCCCAGGGTATGCACTTTCGGTGGCTCTGTTCCCGCGGAAGGATGACCTCGATCCCATCGAGCGCCTGGTGATGAGCATAGGGTTGAACGTATCTTTAGTGTGTATGCTCGCTGTGGGTACGGATGCGCTGGGCATGAGCCTGTGGAATTCGCGGCTTCTAATCCACGTTGCCATTGCAACTGCAGTCTTAATGATTGTTTCCATGCTGAGAAGACGCGGAGATGAGGACGCATACGATCTGAAGCTTCCGGAGATCTGGATCAGTGTCAAACGAGCAGTTCCGATACTGTTTCTGGTCATGGCGATCGTGATCGTTCTGAGCATGGAGCAGGAGAGGCCTGTCGAACTTTACCTCACAGATCAGAATGGAGATGTGCCATCATGCTCTGAGATGTCAGATGTGAGGATTGTCGTTGCCAACCACGCCGGGAAGGCCAGCTACAGGCTGGATATCATCGGTGATGGGCGCACTCTGAGCAGCCACCAGTTCGCTCTCGATGGAGAATCGATCTGGTCGGTGAACCTCAGCTCCAAGGAGCTGAGAAACAGATCCAGGGTGGAGATCACGCTCTACAGTGACGGCGATCCGATCAGGCGGGTGCACCTCCTGACGAAATCCTGA
- a CDS encoding undecaprenyl-diphosphate phosphatase has translation MDAFQALVLGALQGITEWLPVSSEGQTMLTMMSWLGMSPSEALSCSIFLHTGTMLAVIVRFRRELMRMKMESNLMRTVIVATLCTGVTGVPLYILFRERFTGGEQATLLIGALLMITGLMLRLRGSSTRGMEDITTKDMVILGLAQGLSILPGVSRSGTTLTAMLMRGVRQDEALLISFIISVPAVIGAIGLDCIAGSPVSIQSLPGAAMLASSFITGYATMDILIRFAREVSFSWFCISMGMVTLALTMM, from the coding sequence ATGGATGCATTTCAGGCTCTGGTTCTGGGCGCGCTCCAGGGGATCACCGAATGGCTGCCGGTGAGCAGCGAGGGCCAGACGATGCTGACGATGATGAGCTGGCTGGGGATGAGCCCCTCTGAAGCCCTCTCATGCTCGATATTCCTGCACACAGGCACGATGCTCGCGGTGATCGTGAGGTTCAGGCGTGAGCTGATGAGGATGAAAATGGAGTCAAATCTCATGAGAACGGTGATCGTCGCCACGCTCTGCACAGGGGTTACAGGCGTGCCCCTCTACATCCTATTCAGGGAGAGGTTCACCGGGGGCGAGCAGGCGACGCTGCTCATAGGCGCTCTTCTCATGATCACAGGACTGATGCTCAGGCTGCGCGGCTCATCCACCAGAGGCATGGAGGATATCACCACGAAGGACATGGTTATACTGGGCCTCGCACAGGGCTTATCGATACTTCCAGGGGTATCGAGATCCGGCACGACCCTGACGGCGATGCTGATGCGTGGAGTGAGGCAGGACGAAGCTCTCCTGATATCCTTCATCATAAGCGTTCCCGCTGTCATCGGCGCGATAGGGCTCGACTGCATCGCAGGATCCCCGGTATCGATTCAATCGCTGCCCGGAGCGGCAATGCTCGCCTCATCGTTCATCACAGGGTACGCGACGATGGATATCCTGATCAGATTCGCAAGGGAGGTCAGCTTCTCCTGGTTCTGCATATCCATGGGGATGGTCACGCTGGCGTTGACGATGATGTGA
- a CDS encoding NAD-dependent epimerase/dehydratase family protein: protein MTALVTGGAGFIGSNLVEELVRGGEDVIVLDNLQTGSLRNLEGLDVEIVTMSCNDIPRLDVNADMIFHLGIPSSSPMYKENPLLVGEAVNGFIAVMELARRCGARVVYASTSSLYNGLEPPHREDMVIRVTDYYTEARLAMERIAELYRKLYGVSSLGMRFFSVYGPKEESKGRYANMVTQFLWGMMRNETPIIYGDGSQTRDFIYVKDVVRALMLAMDSDHNGVLNVGTGRAHSFNDVIRILGSKLGVEMRPRYIENPIKNYVQHTLADTRAAREILGFHAEHDLESGISDLIRYYRA, encoded by the coding sequence TTGACCGCTCTTGTCACCGGAGGTGCTGGATTCATAGGCTCCAACCTGGTCGAGGAGCTTGTGAGGGGTGGCGAGGATGTCATCGTTCTGGACAACCTCCAGACCGGGAGCCTGAGGAACCTGGAGGGTCTGGATGTAGAGATAGTGACGATGAGCTGCAACGACATCCCGCGGCTTGATGTAAATGCTGACATGATATTTCATCTGGGAATACCCTCATCGTCTCCTATGTACAAAGAGAACCCGCTTCTTGTGGGCGAGGCGGTGAACGGTTTCATCGCGGTGATGGAGCTCGCGCGCAGGTGCGGCGCCAGGGTCGTCTACGCGTCCACATCCTCCTTGTACAATGGCCTGGAGCCGCCGCACCGCGAGGATATGGTGATAAGGGTCACTGATTACTACACAGAGGCGAGGCTCGCGATGGAGCGGATCGCAGAGCTCTACAGGAAGCTCTACGGCGTGAGCTCCCTGGGTATGAGGTTCTTCTCAGTCTACGGTCCTAAGGAGGAATCGAAGGGGCGGTACGCGAACATGGTCACCCAGTTCCTCTGGGGGATGATGAGAAACGAGACTCCGATCATCTACGGGGATGGATCCCAGACCAGGGACTTCATATACGTCAAAGATGTGGTGCGCGCCCTGATGCTCGCCATGGATTCCGATCACAACGGAGTTCTGAACGTCGGCACAGGCAGAGCACACAGCTTCAACGATGTGATACGCATCCTGGGCAGCAAGCTCGGGGTTGAGATGAGGCCGAGGTACATCGAGAACCCGATAAAGAACTACGTGCAGCACACGCTGGCGGATACCCGAGCTGCCAGGGAGATTCTCGGATTCCATGCGGAGCACGACCTGGAGAGCGGGATCTCCGATCTCATCAGATACTACAGAGCATGA
- a CDS encoding sugar transferase produces MTAADISKYGRLMRSQALKRIFDLVGASLLLLLLAPFALIVAILIRLTMGSPVIFRQVRPGLHGRPFVMYKFRTMLELRDAQGNLLPDEQRITWIGRQIRRLSLDEIPELWNVLRGDMSLVGPRPLLMEYIPLYTAEQARRHEVKPGITGWALVHGRNMLDWEEKFRLDIWYVDNHNLWLDLRILALTIWMVLKREGVSFPGHETMPRFAGERR; encoded by the coding sequence ATGACAGCAGCTGATATTAGCAAATATGGGAGGCTCATGAGATCTCAAGCTCTCAAAAGAATATTTGACCTGGTAGGAGCATCTTTATTGCTCTTGCTTTTAGCTCCATTTGCGCTTATAGTAGCCATACTGATCCGTTTAACGATGGGCTCTCCTGTTATATTCCGGCAGGTAAGGCCGGGTCTACACGGCAGGCCCTTTGTGATGTACAAGTTTCGGACCATGCTCGAACTGCGAGATGCTCAGGGCAACCTGCTTCCTGATGAGCAGCGCATCACATGGATTGGAAGACAAATTCGAAGGCTAAGTTTGGATGAGATCCCAGAACTCTGGAACGTTTTGAGAGGCGATATGAGCCTGGTGGGCCCACGGCCTCTTCTGATGGAGTATATTCCATTATATACAGCCGAGCAGGCACGCAGACATGAAGTAAAGCCTGGAATTACGGGGTGGGCCCTTGTCCATGGGCGTAATATGCTTGACTGGGAAGAGAAGTTCAGGTTAGATATTTGGTACGTGGATAACCACAATCTATGGCTAGATCTTAGAATACTTGCTCTTACTATTTGGATGGTTCTTAAGAGAGAAGGCGTCTCTTTTCCTGGGCATGAGACTATGCCACGGTTTGCAGGTGAAAGACGATGA
- a CDS encoding DegT/DnrJ/EryC1/StrS family aminotransferase gives MQERVPMSAPDITEDDVEVVANVVRSGRLALGPKTEEFERLIAEYTGTDHAVAVSSGTAALHLIVKSLGIGPGDEVLVPSFTFIASVNAILYEGAKPVFVDIEPDTYNLDPEDLEQKITPLTKAIMAVDVFGHPADWDALMRISMDYDLRVIDDSCEALGARYNDKSLGQFGDAAAFAFYPNKQITTGEGGMIVTNNPNIAKICRSLRNQGRGEMGSWLEHERLGYNYRMTEMSAALGISQLRRLEDILAKRERVARMYTSRLSGLEWVRTPAVRPNVRKSWFVYTITLSEGLSRDAVMQAMMREGIPSRGYFSPVHLQGYIRELLGTHEGMLPVTESVAGRTMALPFHSNLSEDEVDEVVEVLSRCVRSLLKA, from the coding sequence ATGCAGGAACGTGTACCAATGTCCGCGCCTGATATTACAGAAGATGATGTTGAGGTAGTAGCAAATGTCGTGAGATCTGGTCGTTTAGCCCTCGGCCCTAAGACAGAGGAGTTCGAGAGGTTAATCGCAGAGTACACAGGCACAGACCATGCAGTTGCAGTAAGCTCAGGTACGGCTGCTTTGCATCTTATCGTCAAATCCCTCGGTATCGGACCTGGAGATGAGGTCCTTGTTCCATCATTCACATTTATCGCAAGCGTCAATGCCATTCTCTATGAAGGGGCTAAGCCGGTGTTCGTGGATATCGAACCGGACACATACAATTTGGATCCCGAAGATCTTGAGCAGAAGATCACACCCCTGACAAAGGCAATCATGGCGGTTGACGTCTTCGGCCATCCGGCTGACTGGGACGCTCTAATGAGAATCTCCATGGATTACGATCTCAGGGTTATAGACGATTCATGCGAGGCCCTCGGTGCTAGATACAACGATAAAAGCCTTGGACAATTCGGCGATGCTGCAGCGTTTGCATTCTATCCAAACAAGCAAATCACAACAGGCGAGGGGGGTATGATTGTAACCAACAATCCAAATATTGCTAAAATTTGCCGTAGCCTGCGCAACCAGGGGAGGGGGGAGATGGGATCTTGGCTTGAGCACGAACGCCTGGGCTACAATTATCGAATGACTGAGATGTCTGCAGCTCTTGGTATCTCACAGCTCAGGCGTTTGGAGGATATACTGGCCAAAAGGGAGCGTGTTGCCCGAATGTACACCAGTCGACTCTCAGGTCTGGAGTGGGTACGAACGCCTGCTGTTAGACCAAATGTGCGGAAGAGCTGGTTTGTGTACACAATCACACTGTCTGAAGGGCTGAGCCGGGATGCGGTCATGCAGGCCATGATGAGGGAGGGTATCCCCTCCAGGGGCTACTTCTCTCCGGTGCATCTGCAGGGATACATTCGTGAGCTTTTGGGCACACATGAAGGGATGCTGCCTGTCACAGAATCTGTCGCTGGCAGGACCATGGCGCTGCCATTTCACAGCAATCTCTCTGAAGATGAGGTGGATGAAGTAGTGGAGGTATTGAGCAGATGCGTGAGATCCCTGCTAAAAGCCTGA
- a CDS encoding adhesin translates to MIEITDAAAMVMKEHLVPGKVVRMFLAAVDETGANYGLAVTDPSENDVLFESNGITIHMSPEDAEILSETIIDFIDDPEIGRGFIIYGPGDESCGCGHHEHDYGCGCH, encoded by the coding sequence ATGATCGAGATTACAGATGCGGCCGCGATGGTCATGAAGGAGCATCTCGTTCCGGGAAAGGTCGTGAGGATGTTTCTCGCAGCTGTCGATGAGACAGGCGCGAACTACGGTCTTGCTGTTACAGATCCATCTGAGAATGATGTGCTCTTCGAGAGCAACGGGATAACGATACACATGAGCCCTGAGGATGCGGAGATACTGAGCGAGACGATAATCGACTTCATCGACGACCCTGAGATCGGCAGGGGCTTCATAATCTACGGTCCCGGGGACGAGTCCTGCGGATGCGGCCATCACGAGCACGACTACGGCTGCGGATGCCACTGA
- a CDS encoding caspase family protein, protein MAIFMPAYAMERYSEDETTDGYLMQLSEIASADGNSHNPQTSISWEYFLSQMPHNEPAVDSTGLDSSNIIQLIHETTVKPKRNRQVSEYERTLEAISSMHAAAAGVDTGSRPPFEGSNLAIADLKYIYDGTVPSSALPKAHDFGDGSSYLDYLYHMSITSMRSDAAQWAAPPQATYNSVRSQISDNAYSGEMLNRFASETYQYSKDTVSQDPTRLPPDDVRLIGFSPETYSRSISNLARLNSHEPEKDPAEAHGAYPSVTSNLNTLLKDDEDDADAIAGKSAGIFTEYSLVYSNHSSRKQRSDKIAVVVGVNSYSDRMSLHACVNDARAVAELLAELGYDVVELTDDSPLKPTKENILNVAIERIKGSRGREKAIFYFSGHGEIDENGTFYMVPQNSRSDPSSYISEYDLEMYLKDIKNLAIIIDACHSGGMKDLVSEGQILIASSKNEEPSNELWNGQMSVFTYNLVNAIRSERMKTHDLSLQNCFYRARENTLKWPGQRLLKQNPVIVDRTGGNFRIT, encoded by the coding sequence TTGGCAATATTCATGCCAGCGTACGCCATGGAGCGCTACTCAGAAGATGAGACCACCGATGGTTATCTGATGCAGCTCTCTGAGATCGCATCTGCCGATGGGAATTCGCACAACCCCCAGACCTCAATCAGCTGGGAGTATTTCCTGTCACAGATGCCACATAATGAGCCAGCGGTTGACAGTACAGGCCTCGATTCGTCCAATATCATCCAGCTCATCCATGAGACCACAGTTAAACCCAAAAGAAACCGGCAGGTCTCCGAGTACGAACGCACTCTGGAAGCGATAAGCTCCATGCATGCCGCAGCAGCTGGAGTAGACACTGGAAGCCGGCCGCCATTTGAGGGCAGCAACCTAGCCATAGCGGATCTGAAATACATATACGATGGCACTGTGCCGTCAAGCGCACTCCCAAAGGCACATGATTTTGGTGATGGCAGCAGCTATCTCGACTATCTGTATCATATGAGCATCACATCCATGAGATCCGATGCTGCTCAGTGGGCGGCTCCCCCACAGGCGACATACAACTCAGTGCGCAGCCAGATTTCAGACAATGCGTACAGCGGAGAGATGCTCAATCGCTTTGCCTCAGAGACATATCAGTACAGTAAAGATACTGTGAGCCAGGATCCAACAAGGCTGCCGCCTGATGATGTGAGATTGATCGGGTTCTCCCCTGAGACATACTCGAGATCCATCTCAAACCTGGCGCGCTTGAACTCCCATGAACCCGAGAAGGATCCTGCTGAGGCGCACGGCGCGTATCCAAGCGTGACCTCCAACCTGAACACCCTGCTGAAAGATGATGAGGACGATGCAGATGCGATCGCCGGCAAGAGCGCCGGCATCTTCACTGAGTACAGCCTGGTGTACTCAAACCACAGCTCCAGGAAGCAGAGGTCGGATAAGATAGCAGTGGTCGTGGGCGTCAACAGCTATTCTGACAGGATGAGCCTGCACGCATGCGTGAACGATGCCAGGGCCGTAGCTGAGCTGCTGGCCGAGCTCGGCTATGATGTGGTGGAGCTCACAGATGATTCTCCACTCAAGCCAACCAAGGAGAACATTCTTAATGTCGCCATCGAGAGGATTAAAGGTTCCAGAGGCAGAGAAAAGGCCATCTTTTACTTCTCAGGACACGGAGAGATAGATGAGAATGGCACCTTCTACATGGTGCCGCAGAACTCCAGAAGCGATCCCAGCTCATACATCAGCGAGTACGATCTTGAAATGTACCTGAAGGATATCAAAAACCTGGCAATCATCATAGACGCATGCCACAGCGGCGGGATGAAGGATCTCGTCTCTGAGGGGCAGATCCTCATCGCATCATCAAAGAACGAGGAGCCCAGCAATGAGCTCTGGAACGGCCAAATGAGCGTTTTTACATACAATCTTGTAAATGCTATACGTTCTGAAAGGATGAAGACTCATGATCTCTCGCTGCAGAACTGCTTTTACAGGGCCAGGGAGAACACTCTCAAGTGGCCCGGTCAGAGGTTGCTGAAACAGAATCCGGTTATAGTGGACAGAACCGGCGGTAACTTCAGGATCACATGA